In Papio anubis isolate 15944 chromosome 20, Panubis1.0, whole genome shotgun sequence, the genomic window gttcgagattaccctggccaacatggtgaaccccggtctctactaaaaatacaaaaattagctgggcgtggtggcgagtgcctgtaatcccagctacttgggaggctgaggcaggaggattgtttgaaaccaggaggcggaggttgcagtgcgcccagatcacaccactgcactccagcctgggcaacagagcaagactccattaaaaaaacaaataaataaacataaaaataaacaaggagaTGTGTCTCTGTCATTGCCAAGATAAGCTGGACATTCAGCACTGGTCTGGGTTCCTTATAAATGCCGTCTCCTGTAAACCTCACAGCAGCCCTCAGAGGTGGGTGGGACTCATTCACatcccattttccaggtgagaaaactgaggcacagagaggtgaatgAACTCCTCCAAGGTCGAACAACAAGTAAGAGGCAGAGCTTGGATTCGAACCCGCATCATCAGGCTTGAGCTCTGTGCTAGTAACCTAGCTCCTCTACCCTTCcccccagcctccctgggaaGAAGACAATTTGGGGTCACCACGAGGCTAGTGAGGACAGCGGAGGGGCAGAATGGGCTGTGATGGACTGATGAGGGCTTCTGGTCCCCTGGGTCCCTCAGGAGTGGGTGGCAATTTGGACAAGAAGGATAGGTGGCCCTGATCAGGTGACCCCAACCCAGCGCACCTGCTTGAGCGTGAGGTTGAAGAAGGAGTCGTGGAAGTCCCACTGAAGGATGTCTCTGTGAGTCTGTGCCTCCAGCTGCAGGAGCCGGTTGACCTTGCGGGCCTGGTGTGGGTTGGAGGCTGTGCCCACCAGGAAGAGGAGGCGCAGCTGCAAACCCCGCACCTTGCGCTCGCGGCCCCACGTGCGCCGCAGCACCTGGCGGCGCTCATAGTTGGTGGGGGAGGACTTGATCACCAGCAGCAGGAAAACCGGCTGCGCGCACTTAGAAGGGGGCACGTCCTGCAGCAGGGGGAAGTCGCGGCAGTGTTTGTACAGCAGGAAGTCCCGAACATTCTTCGGCTGCTTGGCGAAGTCCGAGTGGTTGGCCATAGAGGTGTTGGCCTGGCACGGGGCCcgggctgggtgggtgggtggagtgGGCCAGGCCAGGGCCTCGGGGGTCGCCGGTGGCTGCTCCTGGACCTTGCGGGTGGGTGGTGACAGTTGCAgactgaagaggaggaggagagtaaAAGCGACGATGGCCAGAATGAGGGTGGCATTGGGCCGCAGGTGCCGGAGATACCTCATCATGGCCAGCCAGGGTCTGGGGTCAGCCTGAGGAGCCCCCGGGCGGCTTCTGTGGAAAACAAAACTCACTGAACACTCACCTTGAGCAAAGTGCTTTTCCTGTGACCCCCAACACCTGGTTGTACCTGTACAGTTGCTCAGGTTGGCAAAATATTGAAATTCACCCCCCACTTAACTCCTCCACCCCTTACAAGATCCACTTCAAGGCATTCCAACCCCTGTTGGCTCTGACGGGTGCCCTGGCCCTTCCTGctgggaattaattttttttttttttttttttttagacagcatCTCtctctcgttctgttgcccaggctggagtgcagtgtcttaatttcagcttactgcagactccacctcatgggttcaagcgatcctcctgccccagcctcctgggtagctgggattacaggtgtgcgccaccgtgcctggttaatttttttgtatttttagtagagatggggtgtcaccatgttggccaggctggtcttgaactcctggcctcaagtgatccacctgccttggccacccgaAGAGCTgcgatgacaggcatgagccactgtaccctgcctTTCCATGTGAAGTCTTAGTTTTCTTATTAGGACATGGGGGTGCTGAGATTCCCTGCtccagtgcacacacacacacatacaatgggGCCACTGCTCCCTGACTGCAAAAGGGCTTGGCACATATTAGCTGTGTGGTGACTGCCTCAGTGACTGTCAGTCCACCACCCTGGCTACCTTAATTCCCCAGCTATTCCTCACTTACAGACAGGGACATTGAGGCTCAGCATGGAGCAGTATCAGAacccaggactttttttttttttttttttgagacagagtctcgctcagtcgcccaggctggagtgcagtagcacaatctcggctcactgcaagctccgcctcccaggttcacgccattctcctgcctcagcctcccaagtagctgggactacaggcgcccgctgccacgcctggctaagtttttgcatttttagtagagatggggtttcaccgtgttagccaggatggtctcgatctcctgacctcacgatccacccgcctcggtctcccaaagtgctgggattacaggcgtgagccaccgcacccggccaggacttttttttttttttttgagatggagttgcccaggctggagtacagtggcgcaatctcggctcactgcaacctccgcctcctggttcgagtgattctcctgcctcatcctccagagtagctgggaccacaggcacgtgccaccacacccggttaattttgtagagatgaagtttcaccatgttggccaagatggtctcgatatcctgatctcatgatctgcccaccttagccttccaaagtgctgggattacaggcatgagccaccgtgcctggccagaacccAGAACTTTGACAGGTACAGTATGCCCACCTCACACGTCCCTCAACTCGGGGTCACTGGGAGACTCCCTTCCCAGACCTCAGGGCCTCCCAGAATCTATCACAAGGGACCGCATCATGGATGGCACCAAACATCCCTCAAAGAGAACCTGGCCAACTCTCAGCCACCTGGGGCACAGACAGGTGAATATCTGTGAATATGCATGAGTCCAATCCTGTTAACTGTCACAGTGACTCAGCAGCCCTAGAGTGttaactgagcacctactgtacgCTAGATGCTGGGGAGGCAGCCGTGACCAAGCCAGCCCTGCCCTCACTATAATAAGTAGAACACCTTaggcacatggtgaaaccctgtctgtacaaaaaacacaaaaattagtctgggcgcagtggcttacacccagaatcccagcactttaggaagccaaggcaggtggattacttgaggtcaggagttcgagaccagcctggccaacatggggaaactcactctctacaaaaaacaaaaacaaaaattagccaggtgtggtgggcgcctgtagtcccaactactcaggaggctgaggcaggaaaatcacttgaacccaggaggtggaggctgcggtgagctatgatcacgccactctactccagcctggatgacagagcaagactctgtctcaaaacaaaacaaaacaaaacaaaaaattagcaggctgtGGTAGCATGCGCTTGaggtctcagttacttgggaggctgaggtgggaggattacctgagcccaggacttcatggctgcagtgagctatgatcacaccactgcactccagcctgggcaacagagcaagacattgtctcaaaaaaaaaaaaaaaaaaattgtaaatgataTGAACAATTAGTGACAGCCATATTAATTGCTACTGAGGCAGGTCCACAGGGGACCTGAGCAACGTAGGATCACGGAGGTCCTAAAGGATGATGGGAATTCCCTTGGGCAGACTgtggggaagggcattccagacaGAGTGGAGCACATGCAAAGGCATTGAGATGGAGATAAATTTAGGGTGTTGGTGGCAGAGCAAGGAGGCTGATGTGGTTGGGACAGGGGGAGAGAAAGGAGGTGATGATGGAATTATGGGACTCTGCTGGGGCACCAGAATAGAATGGGCAGGCCAGGAAGAATGTCTTGTTTCCTGTGAGAAGCAATGGGGAGCCATGGAGGGTCTATGAGCAGGGGAGGGATCAGATTGATTTATGCCTTTAAGAAGTCCCTTGTGggctaggcaaggtggctcaggcctataatcccagcactctgggaggctgaagtgggaggatcgcttgagtttaggagttcgagaccagcctgggtaacatggtgaaaccccgtctctacccaaaatacaaaagttagccagcgtggtgatgcatgcttgtagtcccagctattcaggaggttcaggtgggaggatggcctgatcccaggagtttgaggctgcagtgagctacaatcacaccactccagcctgggcagcagagagagactgtcatttcaaaaaaaaaaaaaaaagttccctgtGGTCACTAAGGGATTAGGAATATTTCAATCAGGGTAGGGCAACAAAagggaggccctgtctctgctaaaagtaaaaaagtgaaacaaaattagctgagtgtggtggtgtacacctgtagtcccagctactcgggaggctgaggtggggggagaTTGGGTAACATCTAGGTAGAAGAGTTTGGTGGTCTAGACAGAGGCTGGCTGCTGAGGTATAGGAGAGTAGGCAGGTTTAGAAAATAAGGTGAGGgcaggcgcattggctcacagctgtcatcccagcactttgggaggccaaggtgggtggatcatctgaggtcaggagttcaagaccagtctggccaacatggcgaaacccctgtctctactaaatacaaaaaattagatacaaaaattagcagggcatggtggctcatgactgtaatcctagctactccggaggctgaggcaggagaatcacttgaacccaggaggcagaggttgcagtgagctaagatcacatcactgcactccagcctgggtgacagagcaagactatgtctccaaaaaaaaaaaaaagaaaaaaaaaaaggttgggggcagtggctcacgcgtgtcatctcagcactttgggtggccaaggtgggtggatcacttgagctcaggagttcgagatcagcctgaccaacacagcaaaacccagtctctactaaaaatacaaaaattatctgggtgtggtggtgggtgtctgtaatcccagctacttaggaggctgagacagtagaatcacttgaatctgggaggtggaggttgcagtgagccaagatcgcgccattgtactccagcctgggcaatagaacaagactccatctcaaaaaaaaaagagagagagagaaaataagatgaaGAAACTCATCAATGTTTTGATTACAGCCCAGATGTTAGGGGGGTGGAAAAAGAAGGACCAGAAGGAACAGAATGTGAGGAACATCTGGGCAGTGGGAGACTCAGTCTGGTATCCAGGTGAGAGCTATTGGCACACGACGGCCTATAAGCCAGGAAGGCTCAACAGGTATTGATTGTGTGTGCTgtgttttaagagatggggtctcactatgttgtccaggctggtcttgaattcctggcctcaaacagtcttcttgccttggcttcccaaagtgctgggattatagacatgagccaccttgccagctaatttaaaaaaattttttttttttttttttttgagacagagtctcgctctgtcgcccaggctggagtgcagtggccggatctcagctcactgcaagctccgcctcccgggttcacgccattctcctgcctcagcctcccgagtagctgggactacaggcacccgccaccttgcccagctagttttttgtatttttttttagtagagacggggtttcaccgttttagccaggatgatctcgatctcctgacctcgtgatccgcccgtctcggcctcccaaagtgctgggattacaggcttgagccactgcgcccggccaaaattttttttttttaagcgatAGGATCtcacttgctctgttgcccaggctggagtgcagtggtgatatagctcactgcagcctccagctcctgggcttaagtgatcctcctgccttatcctcccaagtagctgggaccacaggcaacaGTCACCACCCCTGGTGCCAACAGGCGATCGATGGAGGAGCACATCAGATGTTCCCTGCAGGTAACAGTGCCTCTCCTGCACTCCTGTTCAAGGTGGGTGAAGAAACTTCACCCCAAGCCAGACATGGTGCCACCAGTGTCCAGCAGTGACGTCCAGGCTGATTCCTGGGGACCCTCGCCTGGCCGCCCGCTGCCAGACCAGTCGGTCCTGCCTGGAGCTATTTGCCCTTCACGTGCCAGTGTGATTTTGTCATTCTCCACAACACACTTCCTGAAATGCACACAGAAAAGCCACTTATTTCCTCTGCCAAGACCCAGAAGCCTCCGCCTGGGGTGTGGCTGCAGGATGTGGGTCCTCTCTGCTGCCATCTTTCCCGCACAATCTCTGGCCTCACTCATCTGCTCCAGCTGTACCAGCCCCTTAAacttggcctggcgcggtggctcacgtctgtaatcctggcactttgggaggttgaggagggcagatcacctgaggtcaggagtttgagaccagcctgcccaacatggtgaaatcctgtctctactaaaaatacaaaaattagccaggcgtggtggcacgcatctgtaatcccagctactcagaaggctgaggcaggagaatcgtttgaatccaggaggtggaggttgcagtgagttgagatcgtgccactgtactccagcctgggcaatatagccagactctgtctcaaaaaaaaaaaaaaaaatcctttaacaCCCAGGCTCAGGCtggatgcagtagctcacgcctataatcctcgtactttgggaggctgaggcaggaggattgcttgagcccaagagttcaagaccagcctgagcaacaaagggagactctgtatgtgctaaaaataaaaaaaaaagaaaaagaacaaaattagctgagtgtggtggcgcacgcctgtagtcccagctactcaggaggctgaggtgggaggatcacttgagccctggaagtgaaggctgcagggagctgtgactgCACCCCCAGCCTGGCAagaaagcgagaccctgtctcaaaacaaacaaaaatcatccaAGCTCAGCCCTGTCTGAGGGCCTTTGCACCAGTCACTGCCTCCACCTAAGACCCCCTTCCTTCCAGCTCTTTCCCCAGTCTTCATATTTAGGCTTCTCCTGAAATGTCACCTCTGAGAGGCTTCAACCTCCCAGCTAAAACATCTAGCCCCAGCATTGCTGCTGTCTGTAGCATTCACCACCATCAGACACGGGAAATCTCTTCGCTTCTCTCAGCCAGCCTGAAGCCCCAGGGCTGCACATCTTATCTCCTGCAACTGTGCTCCCACGGGATGCTATCTAGTTTGttgcagaaggcaaaaaatatgACAGCCATCACCTcctatctcactgcaacctcgccccCGCTCCACGAGGCAGCAGCCACAGTCCCCTGATGCACAGGTTCTGCCTCAGAAGACAAACAGATTTATCGCTTGGGAGACCAGTAAGCCGTGGTCACCCATGATTCAGTCAAGAtaagtcacctgtaatcccagtgctttaggaggccgaggctgaggcaggaggatcacttgagcttaggttctcaagaccagcgtgggtaacatagcaagaccctgtctctacaatttttttttttttttttggagacagagtcttgctggagTCTGGAGGCCTGGAGTCTGTCTGTGAtctgactcactacagcctctgcctcagcctcccgaatagcccgggactataggcatgtacttACCACGCATCTGggtaattttggtatttttagtagggagacagagggttttgccatgtgttgggccaggctggtctggaactcctgacccctcaagtgatccagccacctgcggcctcccaaagtgctgggattgcaggcgtgagccaccatgcccagccctaaaaAAGTTTTGAATTGGCCTGGTGTAGTgagtggtgggtgcttgtagtccagctactcaaggAAGGCACAGTGGGAAGACATCACTGGAACAAGAGTTCAAGACCGCCCTggaggcaacatggtaaaaccccatctctactaaaatttaaaagtgtaggTGCTGGTGGTaaggcgtgcacctgtagtcccagctacttgggaagctgaggggcaggagaatggcaggcccaggttgaggctgcagtaggctATGATAGcacccactgcactcagcctgggcaacagagcataagaccctatctcaaaacaaacaaaaaacccagctaGGTATGAAAGTAAAGCTCCACCTGTAATCCAACAGTTTTGGGAGCTAGAGATggaaggattacctgagcccaagagtttgggcAACAtgtggcaaaacccatctctacaaaaatgcaaaggtAGCCAGGCAtgagtggtgtgcgcctgtagtcccagctacttagaagggaggctgaggtaggaggatcgtttAGGCCAGGAGTCaatgcagtgagccataatcaccaGCCACAGTACTCAGCCTGAGGAACAAGAGCaagacctgtctttaaaaaaaaaaaaaaaaaaaaaaaagtgctatgtGTTAATCAAAAGTACTGGTCATTAACAATCTAATAACTTCTGAGAGGAGGTGCCTAGTATTTATAACTTATACAAAATAGTTGCAAAGCAACAATTAAAAGTTACAAGAGTTGTGTCAAATATcgttctgaattttttaaagttacgaAAATACTCCACATACGatacattaatattaatagtatcatgaggaatatatatatattttcagacagagcctctgtcgcccaggctggagtgcagtggcatgatctcggctcactgcaacctccgcctcctgggttcaagtgattctcctgcctcagcctcccaagtagcagggattacaggcatgtaccatcacacccggctaatttttgtattttcagtagagacggagtttcgccatgttgactgggctggtctcgaactcctgatctcaggtgatccacccgccttggcctcccaaagtgctgggattataggcgtgagctaccgcacccagcctaatagTATCATGAGGAATATTAACAAGCCATAAATAGTCTTTAGATACCACATATTCATGGTCACTGAATATTCATGCTTCAATGCACAGATGATACTAAGTATTAATGACTCATTGAAAATTAACTACCACTAAATATGCAGAAGGATTGTCTGCCCAGCAGAATCGTGGGCATTGGCGGCTGCACCCTGGCCCCATGTCCTCTGCCACTCTCAGGGAGCAGTCAAGGCTGGGCTCTTGCCCCAGGTGCATGTGGCTCCAGGCACCTCTGTCGTTCtcagccctgtttttttttttgttttattctggagacagtcttgctcgctctgttgctcaggctgaagtgcagtggtacgatcttagctcactgcaacttccgcctcctggtttcaagtgattctcctgcctcagcctcccaagtagctgagattacaagtgtgcaccaccacacccggctaatttttgtatgtttagtagagacagtgtttcatcatgccaagctggtctcaaactcctgacttcaagtgatctgcccgcctcggcctcccaaagtgctgggattacaggcatgagccattgcgcccggtcTCAACCCTGTTCTTGTCACTGTCTCTAAGAGATGTGGGGCATGTGAAAGTCATCGAGGACCC contains:
- the B3GNT3 gene encoding N-acetyllactosaminide beta-1,3-N-acetylglucosaminyltransferase 3; translated protein: MMRYLRHLRPNATLILAIVAFTLLLLFSLQLSPPTRKVQEQPPATPEALAWPTPPTHPARAPCQANTSMANHSDFAKQPKNVRDFLLYKHCRDFPLLQDVPPSKCAQPVFLLLVIKSSPTNYERRQVLRRTWGRERKVRGLQLRLLFLVGTASNPHQARKVNRLLQLEAQTHRDILQWDFHDSFFNLTLKQVLFLQWQETRCTNASFVLNGDDDVFAHTDNMVSYLQDHDPGRHLFVGQLIQNVGPIRALWSKYYVPKVVTQNERYPPYCAGGGFLLSRFTAAAMRRAALVLDLFPIDDVFLGMCLELEGLKPTSHSGIRTAGVRAPSQHLSSFDPCFYRDLLLVHRFLPYEMLLMWDALNQPNLTCSKQTRIY